GGCCACAGGAATGTGACACCCCTGTATCCTGGGGCATGGAAAAGGGGAATATATTGGAACTGGGGTACCCCCACACGGTGGGTGCAGGATACTGTCACATCTCTGTCCCCCCTTACCCTGGAATTGAGGTacccctgtgccatgggaatGGGCCACCCCAACATTCCCAAGATTCCCTTACCCTGGGATGGGGTCACCTCCATACTCTGGGATCGGGGTCCCTCCACACTGTGGGaccaaatcccccccccccccccatccctgGGACCGCCCGAGACCCGGGTCCCTCCCTGAGGTTTGAGGTCTCCCTGTACCACAAGGGCAGGGTCTCCCCCATTGCAGGTCCCTAAGGGAGCCCAGAAAAAGCACCCACCCCCCCTCCACCATTCCAGGGGGCCCCCTCAGAACCTCTTACCGTGGCCAGAGGCCTCTTTGGCAGGAGGTGGAGAGGTCTCATCTGTGGGGGGGGCCTCGAGCAGTGCGGTTTCCCGGGCATCCGTGGGGCCGGGGGGGTCTCGGGGGGCCCTCCCTCCCCAGCGTCCACTGCCGCCGTCCCCTGGAGGGAAGGACCCTGCCGGGGGGGAGAgagggggcagggagagaaccGGGGTGACCCGAGGACACCCCACGGGGGGGCCGCTGCCGCCCCCAAGGGAGGGTTCGGTCTGCCCGAAGCCCCTCCGTGCCCCTCCTGACGCTGGGGTCACACACACAGTGACATGATGGCACTGCCCTcgtcccaccccacagcccctcccatTCCCCCATGGAGGAGCCCCTGTATCTGGGGGGGGGGTCGCTCCCTCTCGCCCCTCCTCCCTCAACTCAGCAATCGCGGGTGAGGTCTCGGAAGGGGAAGCggaaaaaagaaaggacacGGCGGGGGCGAGGGGAATTGCCCACTCTCCGTTTGGGGGGGATGTCCCCGGTGGCACTCACCGCTGTTGGGGAGCAcggggggctcaggggcacCGGACGAGGCCGGGCGAAGGGAAGCGCTCCCGCGCGGCCGCCAGTGCCGCAGCGTGCTGGGGGCGGGAGGCCTCCGACACCCCCAAATCCGCCCAGGGCGACCCCCAGGAAACGGGAGCCAAcctcccaccaaaaaaaaaaaaaaaaaaaaaaaaagaaaagagggaggAACAATACGGACCCTCCCACCATCGGTGGTGGGATGGACTCGGGGCAGTCGGGGAAGGGGTGGCCAGGTCAGCCTGGCTGGGGgaggcactggggggacacttTGGGGGCGCTGGGCGATGTGGGGGATACACGGGGATATGGGCACTACTGACTGGGGGGATTGGGATACACTGGGGTGACTGCGGAgcctgggggacactggggtgtcAGGGATAATGGAGAgaatggggaattgggggatTCTGTGGGAACTGGGGGTaactggggggattggggaatACTGGGCAGACTGGGAAACTGGGGagctggggaaactgggaaatTGGGGGGATACTAGTGCGCCTGGGGACCACTGGAGGGTGCTGGAGGACTGCGGTGGACTGGGGTGAGTTGGGGGATACTGGAGGGACTAAGGAATTGCAGGGACTACTGAGGGCTTACTCAGGGTtactggggggaactgggggcatggaggggctggagaatACTGGGGGGACTGGACCATTGGAAAGACTTGGGGGACTGGGCGTACCAGGGGACTGGAGGTTTACGGGAGAGACTGGGGAACTGCAGGACACCGGGGGTTTGAGGGATTGGATGTTACTGGTGGTACTGGAAGTGACTGAAGCACTGGGGGGATGGAGGATTATTGAGAGATAACGGAAGCACTTGGGGCCCTCGGGGCTGGACACTGAGCCCAAAATTCACTCGCAGCACCCCTGAACCGCCCCGGAGCGCCCAAACGACGCTGCGGACTCCGCTCGGGACGGCCCCAGGCTGCCCCCGGGCAGGACGCGCCCCGGGCAGGACGCGCCCCGTCCGCTCAAAGCGGCCGCGCTGCCTTACCGCGGCAACTGCTGGCGGGACAGGAGGCCACGCTTCCGCTCCTTACATACGGAACAAAGGTGGCGGGAACAGAGCGCGGTGAGAGCGGGGCGGTGGCGGGAACAGAGCGCGGTGAGAGCGGGGCGGTGGCGGGAACAGAGCGCGGTGAGAGCGGGGCGGTGGCGGGAACAGAGCGCGGTGAGAGCGGGGCGGTGGCGGGGGGAGAACGAGAGGCTTGAGGGAGAGAACGGTGCGAATCCGGACTAGGGAAGTACCGAGGGCGCCGCGAGATCGTGGGGACCCGGAAGAAAGGGCACCTGGCACACGGCGGGGACATCGGGAGGAGCCAGGAAGGAGTGGGGCCattggggtgacactgggggtcccagccccagggctggggggccaCTGCGGGGAGACTCGGCGGTCTcaggcccagggcagggtgggtgCTCTAGGGGGATGCTGGCAGCGTTCAGCCCCTAGCGTCCCCCTAGAGAGGACAACGGGGGCACCAGGAAAACCCTCGGGGCGGGCGGTGACCCATCTACCCCCAATTTATGGAGCACAGCGTGGCCCCTTTCCACCCACACCCCGAATTTTTTGGGCCCAGCGGTGCCCCCTTTGTCCGCCACTCTGTGGGCTGCGTGGTTCTTCCTCTAGCCCAGCCCTTGTGTCCCAGCAGTGACCCCATTTCCCCGTGGGATTTTCTGCCCCGATGGCGAAAGACGAGCGGGCAACGCTGCTGGAGGTGCACCAGGCGCTCTCGGAAGAACAATTCCAGAACCTGAAGTACCTTCTGGGAAGCAAAATTCCTGCCGGGCTTGTGCTCCAGGCATCGCGCCCTGAGTTGTGCCTGATCCTCCTCCAGCGCTTCCCGGGGAATTCCCTGCGTGAGATCGCCAGGATCCTGGGGCAGATTGGCCGCTCCGACCTCATCCAGCGCTTCCAGCTGCCCCTGGAAGAGCAAATCCCGGAGGAAAACCCCAGGGAACCTAATAGGGACACCCCCAACGGGACCAGGGATCCCACTTCAGAACAGCATCCTGGAGGGATTCCAGCTCCACCCGTGAATCCCCGACGCTTGACAGAGAAGGATTTGATGAGAGTTGCCAAAAGATTGGGAAAAGAGTGGCAGGAGGTGGGAATTCTGCATCtagggctggagcagagcaggctggacCAGATCCAGGAGGAAAATCCGAACAATTCCACTATGAGGAGTTTCGAGATGCTGCGGGATTGGCAGCGGCGTCAGCGAGAGGAAGCCACGGCGTCCCAGCTCCTAGCCTGCCTTGAGGATGCCCACCTTGATCCCGAAATCCTCAACTTCCTCCGGAGCCTCCAGGGGAATTgagggacccccaaactccctTCCTGGGGGAGGGGAGTGTGATATCAAATTCATATAAAATTGAGACCATTAAATGCTCTTTTATTCCATGAGTGCTGAGTTTTAGGATCAAGTGCCGAGAACATCCATCTTTACTCCTGATTTAAAGATCCCAGAAGGAagtccaggctctgctccacttcctcagggatggacacagcagGTTTTGCAGTACTTTCCCAAGAGTTTTTTGCGTGCTGACAGATCCTCTTCCCTACAAATTCCAGCCTCTGGAGCTTCAAGAAGCCATGGCAATGTCAGGAGAGTCACAAGGCTACTACATGCTGATCCCAGAATCCACAACCTCCTCTGGAGCTTCCAGGGGAATTATGGGACCCCCTACACCCCAAAGCCTATTTTGAGGGTGGGGTTATATCAAATTATTATCAGATCAAGACCATTAAATGGAGTTTTATTCCATGAGTGTGGAGTTTTGGGGTCATTTCCAATATGGGATGAGGGGAGGAAATCAAGGATCTGCTCCTCTACCTCAGGGATGGGGGGAAGGTTTTGGGGTCTTTCACTGGGGTTTTTGGGAGTGCTCACAGATCCCATCCCAATTCCTGTATCTCATCCAGGAAGAAGTCCAGGTCCTGGCGGGTGACAGCAGGATTGGTGATAATCTGCCGGAAGAAGTTGACGTGGGATCCTTGGGGTTGGTACCCCACCATCATGGAGCCCCTCCGGATCATCTTTTCCTTGATGGCTGGGGCCACCTAGGGGGACACACCATTTCAGgaggattttgtttttctttttgggtgATTTCTGGGGACTTGGAatgctggtggtggtggggggAATTTGGAATTCTGGGCTCACctttcccagtttgtcccagaaTTGCAGGCAGTTCTCCTGGCCCCGCAGGCTGGGTGGGATGAACCAGAAGCAGAGGTTGATAAATTCTGGCTGCAGGAAGAGGAAGCAGAAGGAGATCATGACCATTCACCCAATTCCCAGAATCTGATAGGGATTCGCACTTCCAGGAATTCAGCCATGTGTATTTAATTGTCTGGGGTTGGAACCTGCAGGATTTAATCCTCCGGGATTTAAACCTCCAAAATGGAAACTTCCAGGATGATTAAACTCCAGGATTTCAACCTCTGGGATTTCAACCCCTGGGGTGATTTAAATCTGTGGAATTCCAAACTGCAGGATTTCAGATTCTGGGATTCAAACCTGTGGGATTTGTCCTCAGGGATTTAAACCTCCAAGACTTAAACTTCTGGGACAATTCAAACCTCTGAGATTTCAGCCTCTGGGATTGAAAACTCTGGAATTTAAACTTTGGGGATTCAAACCTTTGGGATTAACCGCCAGTCAGTTAAAGCTCCAGGATGATTTAAACCCGTGGCATTCCAACCTCCAGGACTCTTAGGTGTCCATGTCCCCCATTCTCCATTCCACCATCACCCTTACCTCCATCACCAGCTGGaatccctccctcctcttcacCTGCTCCAACAGATACCTGGGGACAGCAAAGGGGTGAAGCCAAGTTTGGGAGGGTGGAGGGTTCCCCCTGATCCTGGGGCTCACCGAGAGGCACCGAACGCCCGCTCCACACGCTGTGCCAGCCCCCGGGTCCCCACGGCTTTCCAGAGGATCCAGAGCTTGAGGCCGTCGGCGCGGCGGCCGCACTGGGGGCTCTTGTCCCCTGTGTCCAGGGACACGTCGTAGAACTTGTCCCGCTGGAACAGGTACGAGGCCCCCAGGCCATGGCAGCgctgcaggagcccctgggatgggcagggggcACCAGAATTAATGAGAGGGCCCAGGAGGCATCCTAGGGGCACAAATTCAGGATGGGGGGCACCTACGGAGCTGTCACGGAGCAGGAATGCTGAGCACTGCAACCCCACCATCAACAGCTTGTGGGGGTTCCAGGTCACTGAGTCAGCTCTGGTGGGGGGGAACAGCAGAGTTTGGGGGGGGCCCTCTGGGGAAAAAGGGTATCCCCAAAAGCTCAGAGGGCAGGTGGGAGTCTTTTGCGGGGGTAGGGGGAGGGACACACCTGTGGATGCCGGCAAGGAGATGACGGAGTTGGGGGGACAGGAGGGCGCTGCCCCCCcatgctgcctgcaggaaaagggggatCAGCACGCACAGGGGGACCCCCAAGCCCCCCCCAGCCAAGCACCCCGAACTCACGTCCACATGCAGCCACAGCCCGTGGCGGGCACAGACGTCGGCGATGGCGTCCAGCGGGTTGAAGGCGCCCAGGACAGTGGTGCCACTCGTGGCACACACAAAGaggggctctgagccctggaGGGGGATTAGGGAGGGGTCTGGGTGTATTGGAGGGTGCTGGGGGCATGGAAGGGGGTAGAGggcaggggagcacagggagtcAAAGGTGGCCAAGATGGTGGCACAGAAAAAGAAcgggctctgagccctgggtGGGCATTTGGGGGGACTTGGAGGGGGCTCAGGAGGAAAGCTGTGGGGGGCTGGAGGATACAGGGGGACTTTGGGGGTGCAGGAAATTGGCtacagagggatttggggcagaCAGGCAACTGACTTTATGGGAGGGCAGGAGGTCTGGGGAGGACAGGGGACATTGGGTGCACTGAAGAATTGAAGAGACAGTGGGGGGACATTGGAAGACATtcagggtttttggggggacattgggggacatgGAGGGTGGTTTGTGGACATGGGAAGGGCTTTGGGAACATTGGAGAGGCTTTGGGGACTTAGAGGGGGACACACGGACTTCGAGGGAGCTTTGAGAACACTGGGAAGGCCGTTGGGGTTACTGCGGAGCCATTGGGGAGTTTGAGGGCCTTTGGGGTGTGCAGCCTCTCCTGACCTCAGCTTTCACCCTCTGGatctccttctccagctcttccgGGATCATCTTCCCCCTGAAGGGAAGGGATAGGGATGGATACCTGCAGGAATCCCCTGACCTGGGGTCCCTCGGGACCTCCCAGCACTCACCTCTCATCTGTCCGCACCAGGTGAACATTGTCCGTGCCaattcccaggagagcagctcctttTAGGATGGAGTAATGGCTCTGGGCAGGAAAACAGGACCGGGATTGGGAGGACCCCAGGAATCAGATCTGGGGTCACCTCAGGGACCAGACTTGTGGTAACCCCAGATTTTGGGTAATCTCAGGGACCAGACTTGGGGTGACCCCACGGGCCAGGTTTTGGGGTAGCCTCAGTGACACCAGGTTTTGGAGTGACCCCATGGATCAGGTTTAGGGCAACCTCCAAGGATCAGCTTTGAGGTGACACCAGGATCAGGTTTTGGGATGGCCCCAGGTGAGCCCCTGGATCATGTTTTGTGGGGGTCCAAGGGATGAGATTTGGAGTGACCCAGGGGATCAGGTTTGTGGTGACCACAGGGGGCCACTCCAGGAatcaggttttggggtgaccccaggAATAGGGTTTGGAATGACCCAATGGATTAGAATTGGGATGACTCTGAGGATTAGGTTTTGGGGTGACCTCGAGTCCCCAGTCCCACCTCCTGGGATGCAAACAGGCCCAGGCGAGGCAGgtcccagttccctctgctGCGGCTCTCCGGGAAACGCCGGAATCGCGCCACGTTCATGGCCAACATGTTGGACATAGAGCcccctgcccaggacagggaCCTCCGTTTCACCCCCAGGGCACCACGGACAGGCTGCCAGGGGCAGAGGGGGGACAGGGATACCCCTCGGGAAGGGTCCGGGATACCGGGAGCAAAGATGCCATCGCCGCTGCTCCACCCCACGAGCTCCCGGAGCTTGGCCAGGACCTGCTCCTCCATCAGCACCAGCACTGGGGCCACTTCGTATGTGTACCTGGAAGGGCCCAGCAGCAGTCGGGGGGGTTCCCCTCCCCCTGAAACCTCAGAACCCCAAACAACTTTCCCAGAgcctcagcaccccaaaaccctccccgCAGAAGCCCCCCTCCATCAGCACCAACACTGGGGGCTAGATCAGGGCAGTCAGCACAGGGTTTTGGCAGGTCCTTTCTCATTTGGGCTCCtcaacacccccaaaaccctccctcCAACCTTGAGCAGCCCAAAATCCTCCCGCCAGCACCTCCCCCTCCATCAGCAGCAGGGGCTCCTTGCAGGTGGATCTGGGGGAGGGGAGGGTCATGGCAGCTTTTTGAGGGGTCTCCCCATGCGCCAGCTGCCCTTTGGGAGTGTTGGGGGCTCACGGGCTCGTGTTGAGGGTCTCGGTGAGGAACCGGCCAGCCAGGGCATGGTGGTCCACAGTCCAGCCCCAAGAAAAGCTTGTTGAAGAACCAGTTTATTTATTTGGCATGTTTACTGCTTGATTTGTGGTTTGGTGgtccttttgggttttttctccccctGTTTTTAGAGTGAAGTAGGTGAATGAGGCTAGTTGGCCCATGATGATGAACGGGTGTTCTACTGGCTGACTGCCTACTAAGGTTAGAATGAGGATATTAGCGACTAGGGCTCACAACCCTTGTTCAGGGTTCAGGGACAGAGACCTGCCTTTGTTATTTTATTGGGCCAGGTGTGGGTTTATCTGTTTGTTACTTAGCTATTTTCTGGCCAAGTTTcaaatccctgtcccctcccatcGTGTTGTTAACCCCTCCTATCCCAAACTGTTCCCTTCCCTTGAAGTCCTTCATTGGTTTATATACCTTGTATTCCCCACCTTGTGTTCCACCCCCAATTCTCCTGATTAGCTAGAGATTCTATCCTCCCCTGAGACCTGCCCCCCTTTATAAGCTGTTGTTTGCCCCGTTTGTGGTCCTGGGACCTTGGGGAGGGGGTTTTTGCTATCTAAAAACGTTACCCAGAGTTCTACCCCAGGCCCGTGCTGTGGCCCTTTTGTTCCACGCTGCGCCTCCAGTGGTAGCTGGGATAGTGTGGAGCCCAAAAGAGGGGGACTGTAGCCCACCCCCGTCACCATCCAGCCGGGATGCGCAACAGGGGGTGACCTGGGGGAacacagagggaacagagggtGGTCAGGGGAGGACAtggcgggggcagggagaggcagggagagatATGGGAGGGGATAGGGGCAAATGGGGGGGAACATGAGAGGGTTAAGGATGGCACGTGGAGGGTGGGACACGGGAAGATAAGGGGAGGACCTGGGAGGTTCCGAGGAGTCATGGCAGGGTCAGAAGGAGACTGGGGAGACAGGAGGAGGATATGGAGGACGGAATGAGGGGGTgtgaggaaatgggaaaatgggtGGGCAGAGGGGATACAGGGGAATCAGGGGATGCACAAGAGGGACATGGAGGATGGGGGGACAGGAAGGATTGGGGGTGGGTAGGCAGAGATCAGATGGGACTTGGAAGGAGTTGGAGGTATATGGGGAGGGTCAGGGAGTGGAtgcagggggaaatgggggggcATGGGGGCAGTCAAGCGAGATGCAGAAGATTGGGGTGTTATGAGTTTGAACGAGGCCAGattttgagaaggaaaaaggcTCTCGTTTATTAAAACAAACTACAGAGGACGGGGAGTTTGACATAAGCCCAAACTCCCATGCAACAACCCAAAGATAACGTGTCCCAAACACGCTGGGTTCTCCCCCAAAAGTAGGTCCCTCAGAAGGAGAagaaccccaaacccaaccGAAACCCTCACTTTATAACCTCTCTCAGGTCCAGGATTGGTGGGTGTTGGATCTGCACGTTGATTGATTGTTTTCCCTTGTTCTCATTGGTCCATATCGATATTCATTCTGGACCAATCATTTTCTTGGGGCATCGAATGATTGGTCAAGTCCCCTGTCCAATCACCTCCCGCCTCCCTTCGACTATCACCCCCACCAAACCCTGGACCTGCCCTCCCCAGGACCCACAACAAACACCCATCAAATCACCCCAAAAGAGCAattccaacccagccccaattcAACACAAATTGAACACCATTTATAACAACTTCCCCCCTAAAACTTTGATTGGGCTTTAGCCCGCATCAGCATGTCCAACATTTTCTTAATTAGTTTCTTCTTCAATGGTGTATAGTTGTCTCAATTTCTGGTATTGCTTGCACATCTCAGGGGCTGACTTGGCAATCTCTGAGTTCTCCGCTATTTCCACTCCATTTTCTTGTAGTAGCAGCTTTCTTTCATTAAACATGGTTCATAAACCCCATGTCTTATCTTTCTTTCAATCAGTCTCTTTCCTGAacagattaatttttctttcataggGCATTCCCCCATTAACTTCTGTTTGAAATTCCCTATATTTTCATATAGCCAATGTGTTTTTCCATCTTCTATACAGCTGGTGAATGACAAAGAGTTGAAGCAATTGGGACTCGGATTCGTGCGGGTTCTAGGGACAGCAGTCCAAGAATCTCCTGCACACAGAGGATAGTGGCATTTCTGAAATGGCAGTGGGGGTCCGGTACAAGCTACTCTCCCAGCCATGTCTCCCCTCCACAGAGGATCAGCGACTCTGTGGTAAGAATATAACCTGATCCAGTCTTGCCCCCCCGCTTTCCTTGTTTATTTCTGTGAGATTCTTACCAATTACTGCTGCAGGAGTCTACCTTTCCTTTTGTATCAACCTGTTCCTTCCGTCTTTTAGGGGCAGATTGCTAGAGGCATGGGAGAATGCTCTATCTTTTCCTGGATCTCAGGATCTGTATTAATAAATACCAGAGATTAAAATACTTCCTTCACAACTCATATCATTTCACCCCCCctaaatagagaaaaaaaagttacaacTTTCAATTAGTTATTTTACAATAAATCTAACAAAGTTCTATTATAACTCATAACTTATTTGTCTTCTTATGGTGTTTCTGATGTCTTCTTCCTTAGAATCAGCTTGGTGTTACTTAGCTGAGGTCAGAGATAGCCCCTCGGGTGCTGAAACTGGCCCTTTCACTCGGGTGACAAGTGTCCatcctgctcctgtgtttgaatAACTGTTTCGGTAAAACTTGGAATGGACCTTCCCACTTTGGGATTAATGGTTGTTCTCTCCAGGTCTTGATAAATACCCAGTCACCAGGTTGGAATTTGTGGATTTTGAAATCAATGGGAGTAGCTTGAGGAAGATATCCCTTAATTCTTCTAAAATGCAGGTTGTAGTCTTGATATATTTTCTCACACCCCATTCTCCTTCTTCATATGTTCTCACATCTCCTGAAGTTGTTAAGAACGGTAAACAAAACATAATTTCATATGGTGGCACTCCTATATTTGCCCTTGGTTTAGTCCTTATCCTCATTAGTGCCAGAGGGAGACATTTCAACCAATTcttctttgtttcttctgttAATTTTGTAAGAGTTATCTTAAGAATCTGATTCATTCTTTCTACCCTCCCAGAActttggggtctccatggagtGTGAAATTTCCAGATGATATTTAGAGCATTCATTAGTTGTTGTAATATCTTAGCTGTAAAATGAGGACCTCTATTGGAGTCAATAGTATCAATTATTCCATATCGGGGTATGATTTGTTCTAATAAAATTTTGCTTACAGTCTCTGCAGTTCCTTTCGTTGTTGGATATACCTGCAGCCAATGAGTCAGATGGTCTATCATTACTAGTAAATACCTATACCTTTGTAACTGTGGTAATTCCGTAAAGTCTGTTTGTATACATTGAAATGGTCTTTTTGCTAACTCGCTTCCCACTGGAGGtaattttctcattatttttctatttatcttCTGACATGTCATACATTCTCTGGTTATTATTTTGGCAATTTCCCATACCCCGATACATACATAAGTTCTCATAAAATGATCGCACAAAGCTTGAGTGCGCCGATGGGTTGAGACATGTAGGTCCTCTAATATCTTCCTAGTTAATGCTCTAATACTTGTCTACCCTCTGGCATCCTCCattctcctttttcattttgGTCTGCACCATGTTTTAGTAACTCTTCTTGTTCTTTCTCATTAAATGTAGGGATCTCCTCCTTTCCtctatcatcatcatcattctCATCTCCTATTTCATTTAGTTTGAGGACCTTTTCTGAATTCTCCACTGTGGCCCTCTTTGCAGTTATATCTGCCAAGTTGttcccttttatttctctaGTATCACCTTTTTGGTGTCCTTTTGTATGCACCACTGCAATTTCTTTAGGCCCTTTCAAAGCTTCTAGCACTGCTCTTATGAGGCCTTCATGAATCaaggtttttccttttcagtaaCAAATCCTCTCTCCGCCCAGATTTTCCCAAAGGTATGTACTACCCCATAAGCATATTTAGAATCAGTGAATATA
The Ammospiza caudacuta isolate bAmmCau1 chromosome 31, bAmmCau1.pri, whole genome shotgun sequence DNA segment above includes these coding regions:
- the LOC131569686 gene encoding uncharacterized protein LOC131569686, producing MAKDERATLLEVHQALSEEQFQNLKYLLGSKIPAGLVLQASRPELCLILLQRFPGNSLREIARILGQIGRSDLIQRFQLPLEEQIPEENPREPNRDTPNGTRDPTSEQHPGGIPAPPVNPRRLTEKDLMRVAKRLGKEWQEVGILHLGLEQSRLDQIQEENPNNSTMRSFEMLRDWQRRQREEATASQLLACLEDAHLDPEILNFLRSLQGN
- the LOC131569685 gene encoding cysteine sulfinic acid decarboxylase-like, encoding MAEPSGAGDSIPLECPGLDTAAGEEFLQEVFQILLEEGVRKSTDVTQKVCDWKEPQELRDLLDLELRSDGEGRERLLKRCRDVLRFSIRTGHPLFFSWGWTVDHHALAGRFLTETLNTSPYTYEVAPVLVLMEEQVLAKLRELVGWSSGDGIFAPGGSMSNMLAMNVARFRRFPESRSRGNWDLPRLGLFASQESHYSILKGAALLGIGTDNVHLVRTDERGKMIPEELEKEIQRVKAEGSEPLFVCATSGTTVLGAFNPLDAIADVCARHGLWLHVDAAWGGSALLSPQLRHLLAGIHRADSVTWNPHKLLMVGLQCSAFLLRDSSGLLQRCHGLGASYLFQRDKFYDVSLDTGDKSPQCGRRADGLKLWILWKAVGTRGLAQRVERAFGASRYLLEQVKRREGFQLVMEPEFINLCFWFIPPSLRGQENCLQFWDKLGKVAPAIKEKMIRRGSMMVGYQPQGSHVNFFRQIITNPAVTRQDLDFFLDEIQELGWDL